One genomic region from Hemitrygon akajei unplaced genomic scaffold, sHemAka1.3 Scf000069, whole genome shotgun sequence encodes:
- the LOC140722121 gene encoding uncharacterized protein, whose product MVHQQVHTEEWLFTCLDCGKGFTKSSKLKLHQRVHTRERPFPCSYCGKGFTCSYQLKVHQRIHTGERPFTCSDCGKGFTRSSELKVHQRVHTGERPFTCSDCGKGFTCSSKLKVHQRVHTGERLFTCSDCGKGFTQSAHLQAHRSVHTGDRPFTCSYCGEGFTLSSQLLRHQSVHTGAWPFTCSDCGKGFTQSSTLMAHQRVHTGERPFTCSDCGKGFTLSSKLKVHQRVHTGERPFICSVCGKGFTCSPDLKVHQRVHTGERPFRCSDCGKGFTRSSHLMVHQRAHTGERPFTCSDCGKGFTQSSHLLAHQRVHTGERPFTCSDCGKGFTRSSQLKVHQRIHTGERPFSCSDCGKRFTQLSQVKVHQRVHTGERPFTCLDCGKGFTLSSKLKVHQRVHTGERPFTCSDCGKGFTQSYHLQAHWSVHTGERPFTDSSLNYTSA is encoded by the coding sequence ATGGTTCACCAGCAAGTCCACACTGAGGAGTGGCTGTTCacttgtttggactgtgggaagggattcactaagtcatctaaactgaagctacatcagagagttcacactagggagagaCCGTTTCCCTGCTCAtactgtggaaaaggattcacttgctcataccaactgaaagtacatcaaagaattcacactggagagaggccgttcacttgctcagactgtgggaagggattcactcgttcatctgaactgaaggtacatcagcgagttcacactggggagaggccgttcacctgctcagactgtgggaagggattcacttgctcatctaaactgaaggtacatcagcgagttcacactggagagaggctgttcacctgctcagattgtgggaagggattcactcagtcagcccacctacaagcacacaggtcagttcacactggggataggccgtttacctgctcatactgtggggagggattcactttgtcatcacagctactgagacatcagtcagttcacactggggcgtggccattcacatgctcagactgtgggaagggattcactcagtcatccaccctaatggctcaccagcgagttcacactggggagaggccgttcacctgctcggactgtgggaagggattcactctgtcatctaaactgaaggtacatcagagagtacacactggagagaggccgttcatctgctctgtctgtgggaagggattcacttgttcacctgacctgaaggtacatcagagagttcacactggggaacggccgttcagatgctcagactgtgggaagggattcactcggtcatctcacctaaTGGTTCATCAGCGAGCTCAcacaggggagcggccattcacatgctcagactgtgggaaaggattcactcagtcatcccacctattggcacaccagcgagttcacacaggggagcggccattcacctgttcagactgtggtaagggattcactcggtcatctcaactgaaggtacatcagcgaattcacactggagagaggccattcagctgttcagactgtgggaaaagatTTACTCAGTTATCTCaagtgaaggtacatcagagagttcacactggggaacgaccattcacctgcttagattgtgggaagggattcactttgtcatctaaactgaaggtacatcagcgagttcacaccggggagaggccattcacctgctcagactgtgggaagggattcactcagtcataccaCCTGCAAGCACactggtcagttcacactggggagaggccgttcacagaCTCAAGCCTGAATTATACCTCTGCGTAG